In the Candidatus Electrothrix rattekaaiensis genome, one interval contains:
- a CDS encoding transposase: MPRHPRFVLVGHPQHVIIRGNNREPIFYTDEDYRFYLEKLQAACEKHTCDVHAYVLMTNHVHLLITPHEKDGISKTMQMIGRYYVQYFNHTYQRTGTLWEGRYKATLIDSEQYALTCYRYIEMNPVRAEMVNHPAEYPWSSYRMNALAMVR, translated from the coding sequence ATGCCTCGCCATCCTCGTTTCGTTTTAGTCGGCCACCCCCAGCATGTAATTATACGCGGAAACAACCGAGAACCGATATTCTACACCGATGAAGATTACCGGTTTTATCTGGAAAAATTACAGGCAGCCTGCGAAAAACACACCTGTGATGTTCATGCCTATGTCCTGATGACCAACCATGTTCACCTCCTGATCACACCCCATGAAAAGGATGGCATCTCTAAAACCATGCAGATGATCGGTCGCTATTATGTGCAATATTTCAATCACACCTATCAGCGTACAGGGACATTATGGGAAGGCCGCTATAAAGCGACTCTTATCGACAGCGAACAATATGCCCTCACCTGTTATCGCTATATAGAAATGAATCCGGTACGGGCAGAGATGGTCAATCACCCCGCCGAGTACCCTTGGTCCAGTTATCGCATGAATGCTTTGGCAATGGTTCGGTAA
- a CDS encoding putative monovalent cation/H+ antiporter subunit A encodes MTPAIASEQKTANGKSWLHRLNSGWFVALLPLSLTLLFAGLIGRVATGEVITVSYPWVPSLGVNLSFYIDGLSLVFALLISGIGTLVIIYAGGYLDGHPQLGRFYVYLLLFMTAMLGLALSGNIIAMFVFWELTSLSSYLLIGFNHRQSEARASALQALLITGGGGLALLAGLVLLGQVGGSWELSNLLTQDIVIQNHPLYLPIVLLFLLGAFTKSAQFPFHIWLPNAMAAPTPVSAYLHSATMVKAGIFLLARFNPILGNTPIWQCSLTATGAVTMLLGAYLAWQQTDLKRILAYSTISALGTLVLLLGVGTAIAVKAAVVFLIVHSLYKGALFMAAGAIDHETGTRDINQLRGLRRVMPITFVAVTLAALSMAGALPLFVGYIGKKLIYEAALTAPSAAWLLTGLVLLTNTFTVVVAGLVAVRPFWGQLKPTPKPAHEAPPSLWLGPLLLAGLGLLLVGLLEFVPSSLLTPFLATSATAIADELVRVKLAAWSGVNAIFWLSLATLLAGIGLYTGRNGLRRLLSPANALVAIGPERIYERTLAGLQIVATGQTRLLQHGYLPLYLLTIVLTAAGLIGYTLLTRYGLNIGAHWSGVRVHEITVAVVILLATVAAVVSNSRLATIAALGMIGYGLSLLFVFYGAPDLAMTQLAVETLTVIILALTLYHLPRFSRLSSTASRARDALVALTVGGLVSVLVLTVLTVPMRSRLTPFFAENSVTLAKGRNIVNVILVDFRALDTLGEITVLAVAAIGIYALLKQQKHNK; translated from the coding sequence ATGACACCAGCCATTGCTTCCGAACAAAAAACCGCCAATGGCAAATCCTGGTTACACCGTCTCAACTCGGGATGGTTTGTTGCCCTATTGCCGTTGAGCCTCACCCTCTTATTTGCCGGTTTGATTGGCCGGGTAGCTACTGGTGAGGTCATCACTGTCAGCTACCCTTGGGTGCCCAGTCTGGGCGTCAACCTTTCTTTTTATATTGACGGTCTGAGCCTGGTTTTTGCCCTGCTCATTAGCGGCATCGGCACCCTGGTGATAATTTACGCCGGAGGATACCTGGACGGGCATCCACAGCTAGGCCGGTTTTACGTCTACCTGCTGCTTTTTATGACCGCAATGCTGGGTCTGGCACTGTCGGGCAACATCATCGCTATGTTTGTGTTTTGGGAACTGACCAGCCTGAGTTCTTACTTGCTGATTGGCTTCAACCATCGTCAGTCCGAGGCCAGAGCTTCGGCACTGCAAGCATTGCTGATAACCGGGGGCGGTGGGCTGGCCTTGCTGGCCGGTCTGGTGCTGTTGGGACAGGTTGGCGGCAGTTGGGAACTATCCAACCTGTTAACTCAGGACATAGTCATTCAAAATCACCCGCTATACCTGCCTATCGTCTTGCTTTTCCTGTTGGGCGCATTCACCAAATCGGCTCAATTTCCGTTTCATATCTGGCTGCCCAACGCCATGGCCGCGCCTACGCCGGTGAGTGCCTACCTGCACTCAGCCACTATGGTGAAAGCGGGCATTTTTCTGCTGGCTCGCTTTAACCCAATTTTGGGCAATACGCCAATCTGGCAATGCAGCCTGACCGCTACCGGGGCCGTCACTATGCTCTTGGGTGCTTACCTAGCCTGGCAACAAACCGATTTGAAGCGTATTTTGGCCTACTCTACCATCAGCGCGTTGGGTACATTGGTGTTACTGTTGGGCGTGGGTACGGCAATAGCGGTCAAAGCGGCGGTTGTTTTTCTGATTGTTCACTCGTTGTACAAGGGTGCGCTCTTTATGGCCGCCGGTGCCATTGACCACGAAACAGGCACGCGCGACATCAACCAACTGCGTGGTTTGCGCCGGGTAATGCCCATCACCTTTGTGGCCGTCACCCTGGCGGCCCTCTCAATGGCCGGGGCGCTGCCCTTGTTTGTAGGCTACATTGGCAAAAAGCTCATTTACGAGGCTGCGCTAACCGCGCCATCGGCGGCTTGGCTGCTGACCGGATTGGTGCTGTTGACCAACACGTTCACCGTGGTGGTGGCCGGACTAGTAGCCGTGCGCCCCTTTTGGGGACAACTCAAGCCCACACCCAAACCGGCTCACGAAGCACCCCCTAGCTTATGGCTGGGGCCGCTGCTCTTGGCCGGGCTGGGGCTGTTACTCGTGGGGCTGCTGGAATTTGTACCCAGCAGCCTGTTGACCCCATTTTTGGCAACCTCGGCCACAGCCATTGCCGATGAATTGGTACGGGTCAAGCTGGCCGCCTGGAGCGGGGTCAACGCCATTTTCTGGCTCAGCCTAGCTACCTTGCTCGCCGGAATTGGCCTGTACACCGGGCGCAACGGATTGCGCCGCTTGCTTTCACCTGCCAATGCTTTGGTCGCCATCGGGCCGGAGCGTATTTATGAGCGGACGCTGGCCGGATTGCAAATCGTTGCTACCGGGCAAACCCGCTTGTTGCAGCATGGGTATTTGCCGCTCTACCTGCTAACCATCGTCCTCACCGCCGCCGGATTGATTGGTTACACGCTCCTGACTCGCTACGGCTTGAATATCGGAGCTCATTGGTCGGGAGTGCGGGTGCATGAAATAACGGTGGCGGTTGTTATTTTGTTGGCTACAGTAGCGGCAGTAGTTTCTAACTCTCGACTGGCTACCATTGCCGCTTTGGGCATGATCGGCTATGGGCTGTCGCTGCTGTTTGTTTTTTACGGTGCGCCCGATCTGGCGATGACCCAACTGGCCGTCGAAACCCTGACTGTAATTATCCTGGCTCTGACGCTGTACCATTTGCCGCGCTTTTCCCGGTTGAGCAGTACGGCCAGTCGTGCCCGCGATGCGCTGGTGGCACTGACGGTTGGTGGATTAGTGTCGGTGCTGGTACTGACGGTTCTGACAGTACCGATGCGGTCTCGCCTGACTCCTTTTTTTGCTGAAAACAGCGTCACCCTGGCAAAAGGGCGTAACATTGTGAACGTTATCCTGGTTGATTTCCGTGCGCTCGATACCTTGGGTGAAATCACGGTGCTGGCCGTGGCCGCCATTGGCATTTACGCACTGCTGAAACAACAAAAGCACAATAAATAA
- a CDS encoding Na+/H+ antiporter subunit B encodes MILSTATRYLLPLLLMFSIFLLLRGHNEPGGGFTGGLVAAAALVLYGLALGLRSARQLLGIDPRMLIYVGLLTAVVSGLLGLLSGQVFMTGLWSTQTLPVIGKLGTPLLFDVGVYLVVIGVTLTIIFALMENETDSKTGSIKEE; translated from the coding sequence ATGATCTTATCAACGGCAACTCGCTATCTGTTGCCTTTGCTGTTGATGTTCTCGATTTTCCTGTTGCTACGGGGCCATAATGAGCCGGGTGGCGGGTTTACCGGCGGCTTAGTTGCCGCTGCGGCACTGGTTCTGTACGGCCTAGCTCTGGGCCTGCGCTCTGCGCGGCAACTGCTAGGCATCGACCCACGCATGCTCATTTATGTTGGCTTACTGACAGCGGTGGTGAGCGGCTTGCTGGGCCTATTGAGCGGGCAGGTGTTTATGACCGGTCTGTGGAGCACCCAAACCCTGCCCGTCATCGGCAAGCTGGGCACGCCGCTACTGTTTGATGTGGGCGTTTATCTGGTGGTCATTGGTGTTACGCTGACCATTATTTTTGCCCTCATGGAAAATGAAACCGACTCCAAGACCGGTTCTATTAAGGAGGAATGA
- a CDS encoding Na+/H+ antiporter subunit D, protein MNIFVLLPILIPLITTIGVLLARQRPRLRRNLSLGGAGLLLIIAVELLVLVWRDGIQVIQVGEWAAPFGITLVADLFSAMMVLLAALMGLGVIIYSRATAEQRVEHFGYSALLHFILMGVNGAFLTGDMFNLYVWFELLLIASFVLLVLGGRRDQLEGTFKYVAINLFGSILFLVAVGILYGVAGTLNMADLADQLNSLPSGLVTTLAMLFLVAFGIKAGAFPLFFWLPASYHTAPAALLALFAGLMTKVGVYALVRVFTLFFTQDTGYTHTLILIIAGFTMVTGVLGAVAQTEFRKLLSFHIISQIGYLLMGLGLFSTAALGGAVYFMVHVILAKSALFLVGGIIYKLRGTYNLKQLGGLSILYPGLALLFLIPALSLAGIPPLSGFWAKFALVQAGLAAEQYVIVAVSLGVSLLTLFSMTKIWAEVFWKDQPGKETPVQAISFIPHQAGVSMLLPVGALAAILVVIGLLAEPLVNLSLLVAGQLLNPADYIETVLGGVL, encoded by the coding sequence ATGAATATTTTTGTTTTGCTGCCAATTCTTATTCCCTTGATCACTACCATCGGCGTGCTCTTGGCCCGTCAGCGACCTCGTCTCCGGCGTAATCTAAGCCTGGGCGGGGCCGGGCTGCTGCTTATCATCGCTGTTGAGCTGCTGGTGCTGGTATGGCGTGATGGCATCCAGGTCATTCAGGTAGGGGAATGGGCTGCGCCCTTTGGCATCACCCTGGTGGCCGATCTGTTCAGCGCCATGATGGTACTCCTGGCAGCCTTAATGGGCCTGGGTGTTATCATTTACAGCCGGGCCACCGCAGAACAGCGAGTCGAACATTTTGGCTATTCGGCTTTGTTACATTTCATACTGATGGGCGTCAATGGTGCATTTTTGACAGGCGATATGTTCAACTTGTATGTCTGGTTTGAACTGCTGTTGATCGCCTCCTTTGTGCTTCTGGTGTTGGGTGGTCGGCGCGATCAGTTAGAAGGCACCTTCAAATACGTAGCCATCAACTTGTTCGGTTCGATATTGTTTTTGGTGGCCGTGGGAATTCTGTACGGGGTAGCTGGCACACTGAATATGGCCGATTTGGCTGACCAACTTAACAGCCTGCCGTCGGGGCTGGTTACCACGCTGGCGATGCTGTTTCTGGTGGCCTTCGGGATCAAGGCCGGGGCTTTTCCGCTCTTTTTCTGGCTGCCAGCCTCGTATCACACCGCCCCGGCAGCGTTGCTGGCTTTGTTTGCCGGGTTGATGACCAAAGTTGGCGTTTATGCGCTGGTGCGGGTATTTACTCTGTTTTTCACGCAAGACACTGGCTACACACATACCCTTATTTTGATCATTGCCGGTTTCACTATGGTGACCGGCGTATTGGGTGCCGTGGCTCAAACCGAGTTTCGCAAGCTGCTGTCGTTCCACATTATCAGCCAGATTGGTTATCTGCTGATGGGCCTGGGGCTGTTCAGTACGGCAGCGTTGGGTGGTGCGGTCTACTTTATGGTGCATGTCATCCTGGCTAAGTCGGCCCTGTTTCTGGTAGGCGGCATCATTTACAAACTGCGCGGTACTTATAATTTGAAGCAACTAGGCGGGTTATCCATTCTCTATCCGGGACTGGCCTTACTGTTTCTCATTCCAGCGTTGTCGCTGGCCGGTATCCCGCCCTTATCCGGTTTTTGGGCCAAATTTGCCCTGGTTCAGGCCGGACTGGCCGCCGAGCAGTATGTGATTGTGGCCGTGTCATTGGGTGTTAGTCTTTTGACACTGTTCTCCATGACCAAAATTTGGGCTGAAGTCTTTTGGAAAGACCAACCCGGTAAAGAGACACCTGTTCAAGCGATCAGCTTTATACCCCACCAGGCCGGGGTGTCGATGCTGCTGCCGGTGGGCGCACTGGCGGCTATCTTAGTGGTTATAGGACTGCTGGCCGAACCACTGGTAAACCTGTCATTGCTGGTGGCTGGACAATTGCTGAACCCGGCAGATTACATTGAGACCGTGCTGGGAGGTGTATTGTAA
- a CDS encoding Na+/H+ antiporter subunit C: MEIVLALVIGGLFAGGVYMLLRRNLVKLLVGLILLGHGANLLIFLMGRLIPGRPPLVPVDATQPVGLFADPLPQALVLTAIVIGFGLQAFALVLARRLYQSARTDDLDQLRTTET, from the coding sequence GTGGAAATTGTACTGGCCTTGGTTATTGGCGGACTGTTTGCCGGGGGCGTTTATATGCTGTTGCGGCGTAATCTGGTCAAGTTGCTGGTGGGGCTGATTCTGCTGGGACACGGTGCCAACCTGCTCATCTTTTTGATGGGCCGCCTCATTCCCGGTCGACCTCCGCTTGTTCCGGTGGACGCAACCCAACCTGTTGGACTCTTTGCCGACCCGCTGCCGCAGGCGTTGGTGCTAACGGCCATTGTGATTGGTTTTGGCCTGCAAGCCTTTGCCCTGGTGTTGGCCCGCCGCCTTTACCAGTCGGCGCGCACCGATGACCTGGACCAACTGAGAACAACCGAAACTTGA
- a CDS encoding transposase: MEQKIRSILSGTEGLKAVRRNALIHIFTLFVALPSRVNFLAMARHGHFSERTYRNHFEKKFDFFDFNKQLVKQFCSPHRIIAGDCSFIPKAGKSTPHLGKFWSGCASKALPGLEISSLAVIDVDTNRAFHLECEQTPGTLPDNESRIDFYVDQVVRHAKDLKELADYFVYDGAAAKKKFADGIVEHTGLHLVSKLRRDANLRYLYTGPRRPGPGKPKQYDGKIQWKNLELNRFDICYEDDEIIIHTAIVNSVSLKRNIRIAYISRKGSDSYAVLFSTDINLDGLLIYKYYKARFQIEFLFRDAKQYTGLTHCQARSENKLYFHFNCSLTSVSLAKADFFDKVENQGAPFSMRNITDYYSTKLFLDRILSKLDIELSSEKFSFDYEELLNTAGALA; the protein is encoded by the coding sequence ATGGAGCAAAAAATCAGAAGTATTTTAAGCGGTACAGAGGGCCTCAAGGCCGTCAGGAGAAACGCCCTGATCCATATTTTCACCCTCTTTGTCGCTTTACCAAGCCGTGTCAATTTTCTCGCCATGGCCCGCCACGGTCATTTTTCTGAAAGAACATATCGAAATCATTTCGAGAAAAAATTTGATTTTTTCGATTTCAACAAACAACTTGTGAAGCAGTTCTGTTCTCCTCATCGAATTATCGCAGGAGACTGCTCTTTCATCCCCAAAGCCGGTAAAAGTACTCCTCATCTTGGCAAATTCTGGAGCGGATGTGCTTCCAAGGCACTACCGGGGCTTGAAATTAGCTCTCTGGCGGTTATTGATGTTGACACGAACAGGGCTTTTCATCTCGAATGCGAACAGACTCCAGGGACTCTTCCTGACAACGAAAGTCGAATTGATTTCTATGTCGATCAAGTGGTCAGGCATGCCAAAGATCTCAAAGAACTCGCCGATTACTTTGTCTACGACGGAGCTGCCGCAAAGAAAAAGTTTGCCGACGGCATCGTTGAACACACCGGATTGCATCTCGTTAGTAAACTTCGCCGAGATGCGAACTTGCGTTATTTATACACTGGCCCGAGGAGGCCGGGGCCAGGCAAGCCGAAGCAATATGATGGCAAAATCCAGTGGAAGAATCTTGAACTCAACCGCTTTGACATTTGCTATGAAGATGATGAAATTATTATACATACAGCTATCGTTAATAGTGTGTCGCTGAAGCGTAACATCCGTATTGCTTATATCAGCAGAAAAGGCTCCGATAGTTATGCCGTTCTTTTTTCAACCGATATAAACCTAGACGGATTGCTGATTTATAAATATTACAAGGCCCGCTTTCAGATAGAATTTCTCTTTCGGGACGCGAAGCAATATACCGGGCTCACACACTGTCAGGCGCGAAGTGAAAATAAGCTGTATTTTCACTTCAACTGCTCATTGACCTCCGTATCACTTGCAAAAGCCGACTTCTTCGACAAAGTTGAAAATCAGGGGGCACCTTTTTCGATGAGAAATATAACCGATTATTATTCCACCAAATTATTTCTTGATCGGATTTTGTCCAAGTTAGATATTGAGCTGAGTTCAGAAAAATTCAGCTTCGATTATGAAGAATTGCTGAATACCGCAGGTGCGCTTGCATAA
- a CDS encoding Na+/H+ antiporter subunit E, with amino-acid sequence MLLLNLLLALAWVALTGQLTPVNFGFGFVVGFLLLWLLRHAYGELSYFRKVWQIIKFIGFFIWQLLLSNLRVAYEVITPPHTMRPAIVAVPLDMKHPAAVTLLANLITLTPGTLTLDVAPNGKTLYVHTMYVQDADTFRREIKEGFECYIKEIFE; translated from the coding sequence ATGTTGCTCTTGAATCTTTTACTGGCTCTGGCCTGGGTGGCCCTTACCGGACAGTTGACACCTGTTAACTTTGGCTTTGGTTTTGTGGTGGGCTTCCTGTTGCTCTGGTTGCTTCGACACGCCTATGGGGAGTTGAGCTATTTCAGAAAAGTATGGCAGATCATCAAATTTATCGGTTTCTTTATCTGGCAACTGTTGTTGTCCAACCTGCGGGTTGCCTATGAAGTAATCACCCCGCCCCACACGATGCGCCCGGCCATCGTTGCCGTGCCGCTGGATATGAAGCATCCTGCCGCAGTGACGCTGCTGGCTAACCTGATCACCCTGACGCCCGGCACATTAACCCTGGACGTAGCACCCAACGGCAAAACACTCTATGTCCACACCATGTATGTGCAAGATGCCGACACGTTCCGCAGAGAAATCAAAGAAGGATTTGAATGCTACATCAAGGAGATTTTTGAATGA
- a CDS encoding monovalent cation/H+ antiporter complex subunit F, translated as MSLPTFVVLVILPVLSLALLLTFARLLLGPSLPDRVIALDMTATLSIAVVAVYALATGQPALLDVAIVLALLVFLGTVGFAYYIERRGKLEVGE; from the coding sequence ATGAGTTTACCGACCTTTGTTGTACTGGTGATTCTGCCGGTGTTGAGCTTGGCACTTTTGTTAACCTTTGCCCGTTTGCTCCTCGGTCCCAGTCTGCCCGATCGGGTGATAGCCCTGGATATGACCGCTACATTGAGCATTGCTGTTGTGGCGGTTTACGCCCTGGCTACTGGCCAACCGGCACTACTGGATGTAGCCATTGTCTTGGCCTTACTGGTCTTTTTGGGTACGGTGGGCTTTGCCTATTATATTGAACGGCGGGGAAAACTGGAGGTTGGCGAATAA
- a CDS encoding DUF4212 domain-containing protein, with protein sequence MSSDSQEYWKANIRLVMGCLAVWFIVSYGCGILFAPALNSIHILGGYPLGFWFAQQGSIYSFVILVFFYAWRMNQLDRKFGVQED encoded by the coding sequence ATGAGCAGTGATTCGCAGGAATACTGGAAAGCGAACATCCGTTTGGTCATGGGATGTCTGGCTGTCTGGTTTATCGTGTCCTACGGTTGCGGAATACTCTTTGCCCCGGCATTGAACAGCATTCACATCTTGGGCGGCTATCCGCTCGGTTTCTGGTTTGCCCAGCAAGGGTCTATTTACAGCTTTGTCATACTCGTCTTTTTTTATGCTTGGCGTATGAATCAGCTGGATCGTAAATTTGGCGTTCAGGAAGACTAA
- a CDS encoding sodium:solute symporter family protein — MDLKIMTYLVVGATFALYMFIAYRARAGTTGEFYVAGKGVHPVLNGMATGADWMSAASFISMAGLIAFKGYDASVFLMGWTGGYCLLAMLLAPYLRKYGKFTVPEFIGDRYYSNTARVVAVICLIVASLTYVIGQMKGVGVAFSRFLELPYEVGLGVGMVIVFIYAVLGGMKGVTYTQIAQYCVLIFAYTVPAVFISLQLTDNPLPQLGLGAQLNDGSGMFLLEKLDKTLVDLGFTQYTTQNGSTLNIFLYTLTLMIGTAGLPHVITRFFTVPKVKDARSSVGWSLVFIAILYTTAPGVGAMARLNLMETIRPSGTAQAGQQDGGEWLKYEERPTWFKNWEKTGLLQFEDKNGDGRIQYVGPNYKGTENEMVKVDRDIMVLANPEIAKLPNWVIALVAAGGIAAALSTAAGLLLAISSSISHDLLKGIVVKDMSDKAELLAGRIAMAGAIAVAGWFGLHPPGFAAQVVALAFGLAASSIFPALMMGVFVKRVNNIGAVCGMLAGLGITLVYIFWFKGWFFVPGTEMAANTPENWFLGISPEAFGAVGALVNFAIAYLVSRITPPPPEHIQNLIEDIRVPGVIQR; from the coding sequence ATGGATTTGAAAATAATGACCTACTTGGTCGTGGGTGCAACCTTTGCCCTCTATATGTTTATTGCCTATAGGGCCCGGGCCGGTACAACAGGTGAGTTTTATGTTGCCGGTAAAGGTGTGCATCCGGTGCTTAACGGGATGGCCACTGGTGCTGACTGGATGTCTGCGGCTTCCTTTATCTCCATGGCCGGACTTATCGCTTTTAAGGGTTATGATGCATCAGTCTTTTTGATGGGCTGGACCGGCGGTTATTGCCTGCTGGCTATGCTCTTGGCACCCTATCTCCGGAAGTACGGTAAATTTACCGTACCTGAATTTATCGGTGACCGGTACTACTCCAATACTGCTCGAGTCGTGGCGGTTATCTGCCTGATTGTGGCCTCGCTGACCTATGTTATCGGCCAGATGAAGGGTGTTGGCGTGGCTTTTTCTCGCTTTCTTGAACTCCCTTATGAAGTCGGCCTTGGTGTCGGCATGGTTATTGTTTTTATCTACGCTGTTCTTGGCGGGATGAAGGGCGTTACCTACACTCAGATCGCCCAGTACTGTGTTTTGATTTTTGCCTATACCGTACCTGCGGTGTTTATATCTCTCCAGCTCACTGATAATCCTCTGCCCCAGCTTGGCTTAGGAGCACAGCTGAATGATGGATCAGGGATGTTTCTGCTGGAAAAGCTGGACAAAACCTTGGTTGATCTTGGCTTCACCCAGTATACCACCCAGAACGGCAGTACCCTGAATATCTTCCTGTATACCCTGACCTTAATGATTGGTACAGCAGGTCTACCCCATGTTATCACCCGTTTTTTCACCGTGCCCAAGGTAAAGGATGCCCGCTCTTCCGTAGGCTGGTCCTTAGTCTTCATTGCTATTCTGTACACCACTGCCCCTGGTGTAGGTGCTATGGCTCGGCTGAACCTGATGGAAACCATTCGTCCTTCTGGTACTGCCCAAGCCGGGCAACAGGACGGTGGCGAGTGGCTCAAGTATGAGGAACGTCCGACTTGGTTTAAAAACTGGGAAAAAACCGGGTTGCTGCAGTTTGAGGATAAAAACGGCGACGGCAGGATTCAGTATGTCGGTCCCAACTATAAAGGGACGGAAAACGAAATGGTCAAGGTTGATCGGGACATCATGGTTCTTGCCAACCCTGAGATCGCTAAGCTGCCTAACTGGGTCATTGCCTTAGTTGCAGCCGGTGGTATTGCAGCTGCGTTGTCCACAGCTGCTGGACTCCTGCTGGCTATCTCCTCTTCCATTTCTCATGATCTGCTCAAGGGCATTGTTGTAAAGGATATGAGCGATAAGGCTGAGCTGTTGGCTGGTCGTATCGCTATGGCCGGTGCCATTGCTGTGGCCGGGTGGTTTGGTCTGCATCCTCCGGGATTTGCTGCGCAGGTTGTTGCTCTGGCTTTTGGTCTGGCAGCATCCTCTATTTTCCCGGCCCTGATGATGGGTGTCTTTGTTAAGCGGGTGAATAATATAGGCGCGGTCTGCGGTATGCTGGCTGGTCTGGGTATCACCCTGGTCTACATCTTCTGGTTCAAAGGCTGGTTCTTTGTGCCCGGAACAGAGATGGCTGCCAATACTCCAGAGAACTGGTTCCTTGGCATTTCTCCTGAAGCATTTGGAGCGGTTGGTGCCTTGGTGAACTTTGCTATCGCCTACTTGGTATCGCGCATTACCCCGCCACCGCCGGAACATATCCAGAATTTGATCGAAGATATTCGGGTTCCTGGAGTTATTCAGCGATAA
- a CDS encoding 3'-5' exonuclease yields the protein MVCDTELTGLNKRKDEIISIGAVRIVNLQIQLDQTFHRYIRPANINPNEATLIHRITPEELKKADSVQDVLPEFIEFCDNSLIVGHFVGLDMHFLNKTSRQVLGGTLSNPGIDTMRLARRFKDSGKTDHYGHHDHASSYTLDALAKEFNLPVFKPHDALEDALQTAYLFLYLLKKFKVGGINSLKELYRAGRIRA from the coding sequence GTGGTCTGCGACACCGAACTCACCGGTCTGAATAAACGCAAAGACGAGATTATCTCCATCGGTGCTGTTCGTATAGTTAATTTACAGATTCAGCTTGATCAGACTTTTCATCGCTATATCCGCCCAGCGAATATCAATCCTAATGAGGCAACCCTTATCCATCGGATTACGCCGGAAGAATTAAAAAAGGCAGACAGTGTTCAGGATGTACTGCCCGAGTTTATTGAATTTTGCGATAACAGTTTGATAGTCGGTCATTTTGTCGGGTTAGACATGCATTTTCTCAATAAAACGTCCCGTCAGGTTCTGGGAGGGACCCTGTCAAATCCCGGGATTGATACTATGCGACTCGCCCGCAGGTTCAAGGATAGCGGAAAGACAGACCATTACGGACATCATGACCACGCCTCGTCGTATACCCTTGATGCGCTCGCCAAAGAATTCAACCTCCCTGTTTTCAAACCCCATGACGCGTTAGAAGATGCCCTGCAAACAGCGTATCTTTTTTTATACCTCCTGAAAAAATTTAAAGTTGGTGGCATTAATTCCTTAAAAGAATTGTACCGAGCCGGGAGAATTCGTGCCTGA
- the mnhG gene encoding monovalent cation/H(+) antiporter subunit G — translation MMQLFISTLLITIGSFFILLAGVGLVRMPDLFLRVSASTKAATLGVGATLLGVALYFGDFATFIRAGAIIVFLLLTAPVAAHLIGRAAYQDGVPLWEKTEFDDLR, via the coding sequence ATGATGCAACTTTTTATCAGTACCCTACTTATAACCATTGGCTCATTTTTTATTCTACTGGCTGGCGTGGGCCTAGTACGGATGCCCGACCTCTTCTTGCGGGTGTCGGCCTCAACCAAGGCGGCCACATTGGGCGTAGGTGCTACCTTGCTGGGCGTGGCTCTCTATTTTGGCGATTTTGCTACCTTTATCCGCGCCGGGGCCATCATTGTATTTTTGCTGCTGACCGCACCGGTTGCGGCCCATCTCATTGGCCGGGCCGCCTATCAAGATGGCGTGCCGTTGTGGGAGAAAACCGAGTTTGATGACTTACGCTGA